Genomic window (Magnetococcales bacterium):
TCGTGATGACATAAATTTTTCCCCGGACGGTGATTGTCTCATGTTCAGGAGAGCCAGGGGTTTTGTAGACCTTGACCTGGATCCCTGAGACCCAAATGGCAACATTGGGCAAAAGCCGCCAAGAAGAAATTGGATCAAATGATGGAGGAAGATGCCCTTGGCGAAGCCGCCTGATCATCACCAAGCAAAAATACCAAATCCGTTTCCAGTTGATCTGGGAGCCAAGACACTGGGCATGCAGGCAAGCTGATTTGCCGTTCCCAAGAACCGGCCCCTCGTTTGCGAAAATGATATCATGTTCGTTCCCGGTCAAGATTTCTTATCCAAGTTACCTTTTCATCCAGTGGACAACGGTCGTTCAGGGCTGAAATTTTCACACACGACGCAATTGCGGCCATGGTTCTTGGCTTTGTACAAATTTTCATCCGCAGCCGCAAGAAATGCCGCCTGCTTTATGGTCTGCTCAGGAACGACGACCGCCCCTCCCACACTCAGGGTGACACGATCGGATATAAGCGACTTGACATGGGGAATGTTCAGGGATTCGATGACCGACCTGAGCTTCTCGGCCATGAACAGCACTCCCATCAAATCGGTTTCCGGCAGAAGACAGACAAACTCTTCTCCACCATAACGTGCCAAGGTGTCGGTGACACGAATCATGCTTTCCTTCAATGCTGCCGCAATCCGCTTCAGGGTTGCATCACCACCCAGGTGGCCATAATGATCATTGAAGCTTTTAAAGTAATCTATATCCATCAGCAAAATGGCCAGTGGCGATTTGGAGCGGACGGATCGGTGCCACTCATGTTGAAGACGTTCATCGAAATGGCGTCTGTTGGGAATCGAAGTAAGGCCATCGATCATGGCCAGATTCTTGAAATGGTTCCGTGCCTTGTGCAGCTCCAGTATATTTCTGATCCTGAGCCGGGAAATGAGGGGGTGGAGTGGTTTGCTGAGATAGTCGGAAGCACCCAATTCCAGACCGATCACCTCGTGCTGTTCATGCTCCATGGCTGTGACGAAGATGATGGGTATGTCCTGGGTTGCTGGATTTTGCCTGATCATGGAACACACGGTATAGCCATCCATATCCGGCATGACGATGTCCAGAAGAATCATGTCGGGTTGTTTGGTTTGGGCAATATCCAACGCATCCTTCCCGGTCGTTGAAAACAAAAGGTGGTATTCCTTCTCCAATATTCTCCCAGCAATGCGAATATTGTCGGGTTCATCATCCACAATCAGCAGGGTTGGCAAGGTGTGGTCTTTGTCAGGCATGGGTCTTTCCCCAATCCAAAACTAAAAAAAAAATCCATTCTGCCGTGAATGCAAACCAGATCACTCATGGTTCTCAGGCACTAGGCATGGCGTTTCCTTACTGTTTCAAGTGACGAATCAGCGCAGATAACGCATCCTTGGCAGAGTCTATTTCAAGGCGTTCTACATGCTTCTCCAATGCCATCATCAAACCTGGCTCGGCAATGACCGAGGAAATCTGGGGTTTGATCTGATCGAAAAGTTTAATGGCGTTCAGTTCCCTCCGGTCCAGCATCTTGTCCAGATCATCCAGTGAGGACAACAGGTCATCCAACACCACCGGTGCGTTGTCAATGACTTGATTCTTCTGCTGGTGTAAAAAATTCCGTGCCGAGGCAATGGCCACGTCCAGACATGTTTCCAAAGCAGAGAGCTTTGACAACGTGGTCATTATATCACGATTGAGAATCGCCCTTTCACATTCCCCTGACAAGGCGAAGACCTCCATGGCTGACACATTGCCTGCGCTGTTCCGGAGCTTGTGGATCTGCCGATGCGCTGAATCATAATCCTGTTTTTCCAGCAAGGTCCGAACGACATGGCCGCAGTCATGATTGTTCTCAATGAAGTTGGCGATCAACTGGGCGTGAAACGCCTGGTCACCATCACACCGATTCAAACTGGCACCAACATCCAAGCCGGGATGCGGTTCCGCAGGAGGTACCAGGTTATCATCACAGACTGTGTGGGAATGTTCCTGATCGCGGACATCCAGAACCGGGATCGACTTCCCACGCACCCATTGCAACAGTTTGGAGAACAATAATTCCACTTCGATGGGTTTCCCAAGATAATCGCTTATCCCTGCTGCCAGACATTGATTCACCTCCTCGACCATGGCACTCGCCGTCAACGCGATGATGGGAAGATTCCTGAATGGTTCCAGGCGTCGAATCTGCCGTGTCGCTTCCAGACCATCCATCACCGGCATTTGCATGTCCATGAGTACCAGATCAAACTCCGCCCCTTGTCTGGCAACCAGATCCAGTGCCTCCTGGCCATTTTCCGCGAGTGTGACATCCGCCCCCCGTCCATGCAGAATTTCCCGCACCAAATCACGGTTTTCCTTCATGTCATCCACCAGCAGGACATGATATCCCTGCAACTGCAAATGATCATCCCGGCGCGTCTGCAAGGTTTGGGCAACGTCGGAGGATGACAGGCCAAAGGCGGCCAGCAGGCATTCCAAAAGCCTGCTGGGAATCACCGGCTTTTGCAGAAACACACCATTGAATTTTCCATCGATCCAGGCCACGATTTCATGCCTTTCCGATTCATACCCCATGAGTATTACCGGGATGTTGCGAAGGTGGCCGTCCCCACGGATCTGACGCAGAATGTCTTCGCCATTGCCGTCGGCCAGCTTCCAATCCAGCATGACCAAGTCATACGCCGCCCCCTCCGAGGCCACCATCTTCAGGGTTTGAATGCCCCTCTGGCCCGAAGTCACCATCGTGCTGATCAACTGTAACGAGTTCAGATATCTTTGTATCACTTTTCCTGAGGTGCTGTTGCTATCCATGATCAGGACGCGTTTGCCCTGGAAAAAACACCCGTGGATGAAGGATTCATGTCCAGAGAGGCTGGCTCGCGGGAAGCCCAGGTGGAAGGTGATGCGGGTCCCTTCCCCGAGGGCACTCTCCAGGCCGATATGGCCCCCCATCATTTCCACCAAGGAGCGACAAATCGCCAGGCCCAGACCTGTCCCACCGTACTGACGGGTGATGGAATTGTCACTTTGTTGGAAGGATTGAAAAAGCTTGCCGACGTGTTCCGAAGCAATACCGATCCCGGTATCCCTGATGGTGAAACGCAGATTGACATGATCGTCGGTCATGGACTCCAGATCAACCGCAACCAGAACTTCGCCCTTTTTGGTAAACTTGACGGCATTGTCCCCCAGATTCGTCAAAACCTGGGCCAGACGGACGGAATCGCCTACCAGGCCAACCGGGATATCGAAGGGAAATGAGAGCAACAGTTCGACATTCCTGGTCAATTGGAACTTGGCCAGAATGCCATCCATGACCTGTTCCAGAACCTCTGCCAGATTGAAAGGTTCCTGTTCCAGATCCAGTTTTCCGGCATCTATTTTGGAGAAATCAAGAATATCGTTGATGATACGCAGCAGGGCCTTGGCCGCTGCATCGATTTTTTTCAGATAACCACTTTGTTGGGGGGATAATTCGGTTTGTTGCGCCAGATAGTTCAAACCGATGATGGAGTTCATGGGGGTACGGATTTCGTGGCTCATCTTGGCCAAGAATTCACTTTTTGCGCGATTGGCCTGATTGGCCTTATCCTCACTCAATCTCAGATCGGCCTCCATCTGCCTGCGTTCCGAAACATCCCGCAGAATGGCCATATTGTATTCCATTCCATTGAAGACCATGAAATTTGCACTGATCTCCACTGGCAGAGGGGGAGCGTTTACCCGGGTCAGGTCAGCCTCGAACCTCAAAGAGCCTTTCGCCTTCAATTCCGCCCAGTGCTCGTGCCACTTTTCCTGGGGATGTTGGGGATTCAAATCGGAAGCGCGCATGGTCATCAAGGTTTCAGGCGAATACCCG
Coding sequences:
- a CDS encoding diguanylate cyclase, coding for MPDKDHTLPTLLIVDDEPDNIRIAGRILEKEYHLLFSTTGKDALDIAQTKQPDMILLDIVMPDMDGYTVCSMIRQNPATQDIPIIFVTAMEHEQHEVIGLELGASDYLSKPLHPLISRLRIRNILELHKARNHFKNLAMIDGLTSIPNRRHFDERLQHEWHRSVRSKSPLAILLMDIDYFKSFNDHYGHLGGDATLKRIAAALKESMIRVTDTLARYGGEEFVCLLPETDLMGVLFMAEKLRSVIESLNIPHVKSLISDRVTLSVGGAVVVPEQTIKQAAFLAAADENLYKAKNHGRNCVVCENFSPERPLSTG
- a CDS encoding response regulator, with amino-acid sequence MVWTNRFYSLFAIWVTALTISLVKASEIEINKQTTQLRKLSAAIEENPSSVLITDAAGRIEFVNAQFTLLTGYTFEEVVGKTPRILKSDKQDPNVHDALWRQIRSGKIWKGELLNKHKSGRNYWASVSISPLYDAEGTIQNFVGVQHDITVAKETELWNSQVTRDLKTRFRFAEILETATDEVETLNQLCRVLNEEAGYHMAWVGVVETDEQKRVVPLAHHGVERPFLENLNISWSENSPRGKGPTGRAVRSCKPQIIRDVGSEPDYEPWRENALKHGVASSIALPLMASDGVFGVLNLYSTRSDAFDSTEVMLLSALSKHMSDGILRLREVDRRLLAEASMRDSEHRFRALFDSMTSGVAIYRAVDDGEDFIFRDMNKAGAVISLVSDREALKGRRVTEAFPAIREFGLLDVFKQVYRTGQPMRHPISYYNDGRHMAWLENSVFRLESGEIATVYDDLTEQKQAEDQLKLAQVSLENTNDMIFWLFPDGRFFRFNQSVCKRLGYSPETLMTMRASDLNPQHPQEKWHEHWAELKAKGSLRFEADLTRVNAPPLPVEISANFMVFNGMEYNMAILRDVSERRQMEADLRLSEDKANQANRAKSEFLAKMSHEIRTPMNSIIGLNYLAQQTELSPQQSGYLKKIDAAAKALLRIINDILDFSKIDAGKLDLEQEPFNLAEVLEQVMDGILAKFQLTRNVELLLSFPFDIPVGLVGDSVRLAQVLTNLGDNAVKFTKKGEVLVAVDLESMTDDHVNLRFTIRDTGIGIASEHVGKLFQSFQQSDNSITRQYGGTGLGLAICRSLVEMMGGHIGLESALGEGTRITFHLGFPRASLSGHESFIHGCFFQGKRVLIMDSNSTSGKVIQRYLNSLQLISTMVTSGQRGIQTLKMVASEGAAYDLVMLDWKLADGNGEDILRQIRGDGHLRNIPVILMGYESERHEIVAWIDGKFNGVFLQKPVIPSRLLECLLAAFGLSSSDVAQTLQTRRDDHLQLQGYHVLLVDDMKENRDLVREILHGRGADVTLAENGQEALDLVARQGAEFDLVLMDMQMPVMDGLEATRQIRRLEPFRNLPIIALTASAMVEEVNQCLAAGISDYLGKPIEVELLFSKLLQWVRGKSIPVLDVRDQEHSHTVCDDNLVPPAEPHPGLDVGASLNRCDGDQAFHAQLIANFIENNHDCGHVVRTLLEKQDYDSAHRQIHKLRNSAGNVSAMEVFALSGECERAILNRDIMTTLSKLSALETCLDVAIASARNFLHQQKNQVIDNAPVVLDDLLSSLDDLDKMLDRRELNAIKLFDQIKPQISSVIAEPGLMMALEKHVERLEIDSAKDALSALIRHLKQ